A stretch of Bos taurus isolate L1 Dominette 01449 registration number 42190680 breed Hereford unplaced genomic scaffold, ARS-UCD2.0 Leftover_ScbfJmS_594, whole genome shotgun sequence DNA encodes these proteins:
- the LOC101902714 gene encoding late histone H2B.L4-like, whose amino-acid sequence MENGGSVVSQPSPDGYEEDVITKETGTSETEPSETEMAKAETSKPEPCDAEPKKAKQKTANGRRRRRRRRHRHNDNFSRFATYFPRVLRQIHKGMSLSRDSVNILDSFVKDMFERIAEEAGRLARNNKRRTITHEDIEAAVRLLLPGDLCKYAINAATKSLIGYHTCR is encoded by the coding sequence ATGGAGAATGGCGGCTCTGTCGTGTCCCAACCATCCCCTGACGGCTATGAGGAAGACGTGATCACCAAAGAAACTGGCACCTCCGAAACTGAGCCCTCTGAAACGGAGATGGCGAAAGCGGAGACCTCCAAACCAGAGCCGTGTGATGCGGAACCAAAAAAGGCAAAGCAGAAGACAGCTAATGGCCGCCGTCGCCGTCGCCGTCGCCGGCACCGCCATAACGACAATTTCTCACGTTTTGCTACCTATTTCCCTAGGGTGCTGAGGCAAATACATAAAGGCATGAGTCTTTCCCGCGACTCCGTGAACATCCTGGATTCGTTTGTGAAAGATATGTTTGAGCGGATAGCCGAAGAGGCCGGGCGCCTGGCCCGCAACAACAAGCGCCGCACCATCACGCACGAAGACATCGAGGCAGCTGTGCGTCTTCTGTTGCCTGGGGACCTCTGCAAGTATGCCATAAACGCGGCCACCAAGTCGCTCATCGGATACCACACCTGCAGATGA